The DNA sequence CACGCGTCCTTCTGGAGCGGCCTGCCGGTCGTGCCGGTCGTGACCCTCGCCTACCTGTTCAACGGCCTGTATTTCATCATGCTGGCGCCCTTGATGCTCGACAAGCGGACCGGCGCGGTGTCCGCCGCGACGTGGGCGGGGGCGCTCACGAACCTCGGGCTCAACGCGGCGCTGATCCCGCGGTACGGCATGATGGGCGCCGCGTGGGCGACCTTGGCCGCCTTCGCGGCGATGGCGGCGGCGGTCTGGTGGCTCGGGCGCGCGTCGCGCCCCGTCCCTTACGAGTGGAAGCGGCTGGCCATACTCGCGGGCTGGACCGCGGCGTTGTGGTGGCCCGCCTCGGGCGTGGGCCTGCCCGCCCGCCTCCTGCTGCTCGCCGCCTATCCCGCCGGGCTCCTGCTCACCGGCTTCCTCGCCGCCGAGGAGCTCGCCGAGCTCCGGTCCCTGCTCAGCGCCCGACGGGTCTGACGCGCACTACAGCGTAAGCTATTGCATTATCGCGCATTGCGATATATCCTTTTGTCATGAACAAGAGAACCATCACCTTTCGCGTAGACGCTCAGAAGAGAAAAGCGCTGGACGCCATCGCCGTCGGCATCGATCGGGACCGGAGCTATGTCCTCAATGAGGCGATCGACAACTACCTCGAGGTCCATCGATGGCAGACGGCACACATCAAGGAAGGATTGCGCCAAGCCGACGCGGGCAAGTTCGCCAGCGATCGGGAAGTCGCTTCCGCCTTCGCCCGCTGGCGGAAGTGAAGCTCGCCTGGACGCGG is a window from the Elusimicrobiota bacterium genome containing:
- a CDS encoding CopG family transcriptional regulator produces the protein MNKRTITFRVDAQKRKALDAIAVGIDRDRSYVLNEAIDNYLEVHRWQTAHIKEGLRQADAGKFASDREVASAFARWRK